The following DNA comes from Rhipicephalus microplus isolate Deutch F79 chromosome 6, USDA_Rmic, whole genome shotgun sequence.
CATCGATTAGCTTgcacacagaagaaatgaatTATTCTAGTAGTTATCTTCCCATAGACCTCCGCCTACAACGTGTGCTGAAATAATAATTTTTGTTATGGACCGGACATGCACAGGCCTATTTATTACAGTTTATTTGCCATTGCACGCTTTTGCAGTTCGTTGGCAGACGTTTGGGTTGCCTTGACATTTGATGGTCTGTGTTTGCTATCCCCATCTGTACGAGCGGTAGGGACATTGTTTTCGCGGTTTAATTGTATTGTTCATTTTCCAGAACAAAAAAAATACGTGACATCCGAATAGAGCAGTCTATAAGGCTTAGTAATTATGCAATTGCcatacatttgtttttttttcacttgccatGTTTCGAATGATAAGGTTAATTGCATACGTGCCTGTCTCCGCGCACTGTCTAATGCTTACTGTTCCACGTCCCAGGACCACTacatgattacgagggacgctgcagtggagggctcgagaaatttcgaccacctgtagttTTTTAACTGGCTTTTTTTATGTATAAACACCTTCTTCATGTAGTATGCAAGGCTAGGGACGTCGTCCTGTGTCGCGAACTGGTGTCGCAGCGGCTCATGAGGCGTGACTCGCGAGATGGTCTCCGGTAGCAGCACAGCTGAACGGCCAGATACCATGGGACTGACAGAAGAAAGGGAATTCCGCTATAGAGCAACGCTGAAAGAATAAACTATGATGCGTAGTGCAATGTACACGTGGCCAGTTCACGGCATTTCGACGCGCATTGCGGGACAAACGGGGGCGAGAAGTGACGTGGTCGCTTGGAGGTAGAGAATGAGAGATGGTGCAAGTTGGAACCAATCAAATGAAAGATGAACAGAACTTGCCTTTCGGCTTTCGTAGGAGTAGTTGAACGGCCTAGCCTGGCTATTCACATACTGATAAGCAGAGCTAAGAGGCACGGCCACAGAAAGCAAACGCACCGGTCAAGGAGCGGCTTTCAATCAAATTTCTTTTCTCTCCTCTGTCTCTTTTCGCTTCCTCTATTCTTCTCTCCCCGTGCAAGGTAGCAAATCGGACGTGCATTTGGTTAACCTCAGTCTTTCCTTGCTTCTGTCTTTCAGACCTTAAAACATCGTATAGGTACATACGTGAATGGCTGCAAACAataaaggcgaaaaaaaaaggtgcggtGACACAAACACTAACAGTCACAGAGCCCTGCAGCGCCAGCTCCCCCATACCAAGAAAAGCTCCTGATCAGATAGTGCAACCGAAAGTTTGCTTACGCAGCCGCTCCTTTCTCGCACCATCTCACCAGGGCCCACTGATTATGCGCGCTTGGTCATCCTCCATCTTATCGCCAAGTTGTAGTCCCACAGAACTGCGGAGTTCACTCGCACGTGCTCGCATGCCGGCAAGTTTTCTTCGCCGTTACGTACAATGCAGGCCTGCTCGCGTAAGCGCTCTTTTATTCAATAAACCACGTGACGCACACTGCAGGGCAAAAAGATCatgtacagtacggtccactgCAACAACATGCGAGATCGTGGCCGGGGCGCCTCACGGCGCTAACTGGTGGCGAGATTTGTGAATGGGGCGCACAAAGTCGTAAAGGTGAAGCGCGCCTAGTTTAATCTGCTACTTCTACGCTGGTGTGCATAAAGCTGTTAGAAAGAGCTTCCGTGTTTTTGCGGTGCAAGCCATCTAGCTCTCGCTCTGTCTGCGGCTCCTACGATTTCCGGCAAGCACGAAAAATGTACGATTTCTCTTTTCGTCGCACCTTTCGcaagatgattgatatgtggggttttagcGTTCCAAAACTGCCATGGgaatatgagggacgccatagtgtagggctccagaaatttcgaccacccggggttctttcacgtgcacccgaatccgagtatacgggcctacagcatttccgcctccatcgaaaatgcagctgccgcagccggcgttcgatcccgcgacctgcgggtcagcagccgagtacctcaaccactagaccaccgcggcggggcaatcgcAAGCTGCCAAGGTTAAGCTTGACATACTCATAGGTATAAGAGATACGGATAGTGAAATCTGATGCAGTAGACATTATTATCTCACTTTTTCGCCCATGAAATATTGGCCAATTCGGTATTAATTGATGTGCAGCGAAAAAACTAAAAGTGCGAAGATTCGTGGATCGTTAGCACACTCCCGCGTGCATGGGCATAGAAGTGGCAGACGACTTCGATGAGCGCACTACCTTTATTAACCAATGCGCATGTGCCACATTTGGAAATCTGTCAGTAGCCctgccgtgatggtctagtggctaaggtagtcgactgctgacccgcagatcgcgagaTCGactcccggcttcggcggctgcgttttagatggaggcgaaaatgctgaggcccgtgtgctcatatttgggtgcacgttaacgaacttaagaaggtcgaaatttccggagccctccactacggcgtctctcataatcatatggtggttttgggacattaaacctcgcatatcaatcgaTTTCTCGCAGTTCATGCTGCATGGAGCTCCGGCCGCGCCTTCGCGTGTTGGACCATGCGCTACACCACACCTGGCACACGGTCGACAAACTGTGCTCTGTGACGGCACGTAGCCTTACGCATTCCTTTGCGGAACACGTCCTGCTTGCCAGCAGGAACTTGTCGGGAGCACTTAAAGCAACTTTCACATTAATAAGGTGTTCTATTTTTCTTAAGACGATCGGACATCGAGGGCATATTTGGTATCAACAAAGCGTGTAAACCGCATACGCCACGGTAAACCATAAGAAAGTAACGTAAATACGCAGGACTGCATATGTCGAATTGTGCGTCCTGAACACATGTTGAACGCCCTGGAGAGCTCCTGCCAGCACGTCCCGGAAGCTAATCTCGGACACGGTCGAGACACCGAGAAGAGTCGGGGTACCCGCACCCGTTGCTGGTTTCTGTAGCTTACACAACGCACAGAAAAGGAAAGGGTAGGGTCATTGTCGGGGACACTGAACAGCGAGACAAAGTCAGCCACATTGGCTCCTTAAGAGTCCGTTTGTTTGTCAGCTTCATAGCGTGAAAAGCAAAATGGCGCTGTAATTAGGCCCATCTCGCAAGACATGAAAACGAAGCGCAAACACTTATTCTGAAAAGTGGCTTAACTGTGTCGTTTCTGTTTTGCGTGTAAGTGGCACTCGCTTTCATTATGTTCGAACTATGTTTTCCAGGATGCGCCGTGACTGCGTCTGCGGTTATCTGCAAGACGGTGAGTACGCTTACTTATTCCCTCACTTTCTTGCATACGTAACAATTGCCAAGGAATAGTTCCCAGTTTTTCTCAATCGTATGCCTCGTCAAAACCGAAAAAAATACTGTTGGCGATGTGACCAAGACTGTTAGAAAAAACGTAGTTGATCGCTCAGATACAGAAATCAGCATAACACACTAACTAAACTTAATCGTGTCCTCAGAGAAGTGGTTGTATGTTAATTGCCCATTGATATGCCCATTCGGCGGCGCGAACGCCATGCTGATAAAAACAAATAAGGGGATCGCAACAGTTGTCATCTTCCACAATTTGCGACGTGATCATGGCAACGTCTCCGCGACGCAGCATGACGCCACATTCTGTCATCGCGTGACGTCGCTTTGTCAAAAGTGGTCAGATCCCTGAGGCACCACATCGAATGCGGAAAAGTTCCTCAGATCTCTGAGGCAGTGCAAAAGCACGTTGCGTGCGGAAAGCTTTCAGAAGATCTCGGTACCATTGACCCCGAAGAAAAACTATCTCCTTCCAATCCTTAGTTtcctatatatgtatgtatatggtattgcatgtatatatgtgtgtctgtgtgtgtatatgtatatatgtgtgtatacatTTCTAGAGAGAACTCTAACGCTAGTTTATATGGGATCTTCAATACACGGTACTTTGCCAGCACGGAGAAAGCCAGGTAGTGCATGGATTTGCCTAATTTTTGTACTTCGAAACGGTTTGTTCTTTGATTTCAAACAACCGAACCACTGCACTAAACGAAGCCACGCGTGCCTTCGCCGTTTGCTAGcccgaagactaggcaaatcggtgtaccactcatcattcccatggtcgctgcaTGATGGCACCACCCGAGTcccctctagttttttttttttttttctggagactGTGTTCTGGTCGCCTTGGACAAATGAATGAGGAGTGGTGCAACTTTTCCCCCTATGCTACTGACGCATAAACGTCCCCGAAAGAATGTTTTACATGGCGAGGTCTGGCAATACTTGCGGAAGAACTTGGAAGCGCTTACTCTGTGTTGTTTCCTAAGTATATTTGCTACGTGGTTTCGGGAATAAGTTGTTTGCCCTGTGCTTTCGTGACCTTCTAGTTCTGAATGTTTCTTTTATTGATGCTTCTTTTTTGCACCGACTGGCCTCCTCTGCCTTACGCAGGATGCCGATTGTTCTGGAGGTCAGCGCTGCGTTCTGCACTCCAACTTCTCGAGCAGAGCAAACTGTGAAACCGATCATCGCTGTAAGTTAAACTTGCTCGCTATTATTTTGTGTACGTCAGTTCATCGTGAAAAGTCAGCAAATGCACCTCTTGAATTTTCGTAACATCATTTCGCGTCGTGTTAAGCCCACTCCCTACCCTAATGTTTTGCCTTCTTTGCAGGCATATCAGTTTCCTCAACCTCTTGCTCGGTGAGTATAATTTTGCGTTCTGTACAAACAGTATTAATACATAGAAACGGATTATTTCGGCTTTGTAAACTAGCTGACAATTATTATTGCCACTTTTTGCCGTGACTGCTTTGTTCGTCTTGCAACCTTAGTATGGCATGCCGTAAGACACATGTTCCttattttgtttcgtttttttttgaaaaactctgtgacTATCACTGTTCGTGCCAGCATTGCAGGTACTACTTCTCGAGAATACCTCCTTGGGGACTTCTTCTCATTGcttcattttaggggcgacgctccttGTGGTGTCATTTATTCATGCTGCTATCATTTGTAACCagccgtggcacatacccgtttgtaaccactggtggcacatacccgagaaaGCGGGTATGTGGCACGCAGGATTAACTTacagggcgaagttccttaagccGTGGGCCGTGCATCCTCGGTgcatgtagtaggtagccacctctcgtttagcttttggaatgtccactagatggcagtacttgtatatgatcaATGTATGGTGAAatgatgcgagatgatggtacttttAACAATACTGACTGTTGGCCTAGTTGCTACTAGAGTGTttctttatgtgtgtgtgtgtgtggttgtgtgtgtggttgtgtgtgtgatcgacccactcatgatcattcagtccatggatatgctgtaattcgGGGGCACAGTCGTTAGGGGCCTAAAGGTGGACTGCATTAACGTAACCAAATATCTCAGTGTAGCTGAAATAACCTAAATCATAGTTGACGTGCTTGTTAAGCCTTCTTTTGCAGTGAAGATTTTGCGTACAAACTACTTTATCACGCACTACCCGCGACTTGACATATCTGCTTATAGTCGATGTAGCCATCACCATACGAAACTGTGCTAACTGTCATATTTGACGTCCTCTTATTGCATATAAtcctttctttgttttattttcctcagTGTGACTCTGGCTTCCAATGCCGACTGAAGGACTGCCCTTCATCACCTTACGAATGTGAGTGTGATCTGAGGTTTATTTTGCTTAATGAACATCGCTGACTAATTGATCTCCGACAGTCAGTACACTTCATGCAGGAATATTTTATTAGAAGTGGTAATCTTATTACTTCAATACTTATGGCTCGACTTCATTCGTAATACTGCCGAGCCAATAGATATGTGAGAAGTATGCAGTTTCGAcgagtttccaattattgtttcATATACAATTGGTCCGTACTTTTCAAGCGGTTCACCCTATCTGCACTTGACTTTGCTTGCTGTCATGTTTCAAAATCGAACCTATCACGCAGGCCATAAGTTGTTCTTACATATATCATGTGATTTCGCAGGTCTTGTCCTGGAACAACAAAACACCAGATGCGGCGGGCGCAATGTACGTAAACGGCTCTTTGCTCTACGAGATGATTGGAAAATTTTTCGTTTCTTAAGCTATGCACTAGGTACCTGTGTTATTGTCCACGTGTTTAGGGCAAGAATGTAAAATTTTGACCCCTAAATATAACCTGTTCGAGTGGCCTGTAGTCTTCGTTACGTCACAGCTACTGTCAAACCAGCACTAGGCGACACGCATGCGAAGCCGCACGTTCACTTCACCCTAACTGTATTCCCTGAGCAAAAACGTGCCCACACTCCAAGCGATAAGTTTCTGATGGTTCTTGTAACAATACTTTGTTTCCTGTTAAGTGCAGATACACAAAAGCTACAAAGAGCCTCAACATAAGTTTTCCAACTCACGCTTGCCGGAAAGGTCACTTTGTGTACCCTCGTAGGCGATGACGAGTATGCCATGAACTAACGTACTCGTGCGCAAAGCTTTGATGACGTAACGTGTAATCTCGTGTACCGTGACGTCACCCGAACTCGGTGTTTTAATACTGAATGAACACAACTACTTTCACCAGCTTCTCTGGTAAAAACCACTGTTGTAAATGTGACAATCCCAGTTCATGCAACTTCAATTGAACCAGATCGAACGCGACCGAACAGTTGCCGGATACGATAAAACCCTATTCGTGTTCAATGAAAACCCGTCAGACACATCAGAACGTTATCGGTCTTTACCAGGGTATTCGTAATTGGAGCTTTCACAAACTTGCTGTGCGATGTCACACCGCATACATGCCAATATGTCTCTGGCACCATGTCATCCCCTCTCCATTTAGACAGCAGTTGGTGCTATGTATTACACCTCACCGGTGCCCATCATGGCTATGCATTCTTCGAAGCACATCTATAGGTTGAGTTACCCTATACGTTTGGAAAGTTCCATTTCTTGCCATGTAGGCATTACAGGTTCCTAGCTTTGGCATACTTGAGTCACCATTCGTTATAGAATGTACCACAGGGACAATTTACCAATATTTAAGCAATACGAATCACTAAAAAATTGCGAAAACTGCGTGTTAGTAGGTATGCTCACTTCCTTTCTCTCCCTAAGTATTCATTGGTTCGAATCGGTAAAATTTGTAGTATTTGCGCGCATAGCTAACTGGTCGTATTTGTCCACGACGTAAAAGACGGGAAACGGATACAAAAGCTACAATACCAGTGATATTTGACGCTCTAACAAAAATAAATGCATATGCATATTCAGTTGATGGCAGCACTCGTGCTgtagtttctttttcttctgggtCCCGTGATTTTCATTGTGAAAGTGTACCAACCAGCCCGCCTCTCGATGCTTCTAAAATGTCAATTGTAAAGTTGCAGCAACCTCGAAATCAAGTATTTATATTGTGATGTAATGTGACACCTTGTAATAGTGACGTTGCAGTTCAGGCTTC
Coding sequences within:
- the LOC119167363 gene encoding uncharacterized protein LOC119167363, with the translated sequence MGSFHFMLAALAVLGCAVTASAVICKTDADCSGGQRCVLHSNFSSRANCETDHRCISVSSTSCSCDSGFQCRLKDCPSSPYECLVLEQQNTRCGGRNGPQCGPNQVCGYQRTGLVCIKCPCYGTDRAVCVDKQPGVDCGPNSIVQVNHDNSYVCKACASATSVLTH